In Daphnia magna isolate NIES linkage group LG7, ASM2063170v1.1, whole genome shotgun sequence, a single genomic region encodes these proteins:
- the LOC123474439 gene encoding LOW QUALITY PROTEIN: dnaJ homolog subfamily C member 3-like (The sequence of the model RefSeq protein was modified relative to this genomic sequence to represent the inferred CDS: deleted 2 bases in 1 codon), translating into MITLKIADWGPPPIQIYSVFICLISSGILAVNGNVNPSEIEKHLELGKEMMARGQLQDALTHFHAALEGDPTNYLTLYRRATVYLAQGRARAALEDLNRVLEIQPEFIQARAQKGNILMKLGRLDEAHIELEKVLKKEPANMEANKNYLAIETLKKSYMQARMFFSDKDHHHAIDILTQIIEICPWDISLREMRSECYLAIGESSKAISDLKAATKLMSDNTGAFMKLSKLYYALGEPEESLNQIRECLKLDPEHKECFPHYKKVKKVAKLVQDLQANANDNNYQGCVASAKKVLKVDPSVPELLFLAEDKLCHCYLHLGEHTESLEFCSLALARHAEPRIFCDRAEDYIALDMLDEAQQDYSKALEIEESFARAKEGLQKVQKLQKQAKKRDYYKILGVKKNANKREIIKAYRKQAQQWHPDNFQNDEESKKAEKKFIDIAAAKEVLTDPEKRQKYDNGEDPLDPESQQGQGFNPFQQGGFHNFHGGQFKFHFN; encoded by the exons ATGATAACTTTAAAAATCGCTGATTGGGGTCCACCGCCTATACAAATCTACTCAGTGTTTATTTGTCTAATTAGCAGCGGGATCCTTGCAG TTAATGGCAATGTTAATCCGTCAGAAATCGAAAAACATTTAGAGCTTGGAAAAGAAATGATGGCTAGGGGCCAACTCCAAGATGCACTTACCCATTTTCATGCTGCACTTGAAGGAGACCCTACTAACTACTTAACGTTGTACAGAAGAGCCACTGTTTACCTTGCACAGGGAAGGGCAAGAGCTGCCCTAGAAGATTTAAACCGTGTTCTTGAAATTCAACCAGAATTTATCCAAGCCAGAGCTCAGAAGGGAAATATCCTGATGAAACTTGGGCGTCTGGATGAGGCACATATTGAGTTAGAAAAAGTT CTTAAGAAAGAACCTGCAAACATGGAAGCAAACAAGAATTATTTAGCAATTGAAACTTTGAAGAAAAGCTACATGCAGGCTCGAATGTTTTTCAGTGACAAGGACCACCATCATGCCATTGACATCTTGACTCAAATTATAGAA ATTTGTCCATGGGATATTAGTTTACGAGAAATGCGCTCTGAGTGCTATCTTGCCATTGGGGAATCATCAAAAGCAATTTCAGATTTAAAAGCAGCCACGAAATTGATGTCGGATAACACGGGCGCATTCATGAAGCTGTCTAAACTGTATTATGCCTTAGGAGAGCCAGAGGAGTCTTTGAA TCAAATCAGAGAGTGTTTGAAACTTGACCCAGAACACAAAGAATGCTTCCCCCACTATAAGAAAGTGAAGAAAGTTGCAAAGCTTGTGCAGGATCTACAGGCTAATGCCAATGACAATAATTACCAAGGATGCGTTGCATCTGCTAAAAAG GTTTTGAAAGTGGATCCGAGCGTACCAGAATTATTGTTTCTGGCTGAAGACAAACTCTGTCATTGTTATCTTCATTTGGGTGAGCATACAGAAAGTCTAGAGTTCTGTTCGTTAGCCTTGGCACGACATGCAGAGCCGAGGATATTTTGTGACCGAGCCGAAGACTATATCGCCCTGGATATGCTTGATGAAGCTCAACAAGACTATTCTAAG GCGCTAGAAATTGAAGAATCGTTTGCACGTGCAAAGGAAGGTCTGCAGAAAGTTCAGAAACTTCAAAAACAAGCAAAGAAACGTGATTATTATAAGATACTCGGTGTTAAAAAGAATGCCAACAAACGAGAGATTATAAAAGCTTACAG AAAACAAGCACAGCAATGGCATCCagacaattttcaaaatgatgaAGAGTCT AAAAAGgcagaaaagaaatttattgACATCGCTGCAGCTAAAGAGGTTTTGACGGATCCAG AAAAGCGACAAAAGTACGACAACGGTGAGGATCCTTTGGATCCCGAATCCCAACAAGGCCAAGGCTTCAACCCTTTTCAACAAGGAGGATTCCATAATTTCCATGGTGGCCAGTTCAAGTTCCATTTTAAttaa
- the LOC123474706 gene encoding uncharacterized protein LOC123474706, which produces MASAETFWRLGHNITKHDVDGSIALGYRKFRSFLGLPRVCAAAYDNLSHVRPIKSRPEHLLWTLLHLKHYATEHISSALVGVSEKTFRKWCHIFIRLLAKMPVIEWENRFHRALKGSNILVSIDGVDFRIMEPSPFNPKWYSHKFHGPGLRYELAICIRTGDIVWAYGGLPCGEWSDLRLARDVFIFGLREGEKAIADRGYNDPNFFDFPNGNNDGKKKQVLARHETLNRRLKQFDCLQQRFRHDLYLHPLYFHSVVNLTQMMIDHGETLYSVDF; this is translated from the exons atggcatcaGCTGAAACTTTCTGGCGGCTTGGCCATAATATTACTAAACATGACGTTGACGGTAGTATTGCTTTAGGCTATCGGAAATTCAGATCCTTTTTGGGACTTCCCCGAGTGTGTGCTGCTGCTTATGACAATTTATCTCATGTCCGTCCCATTAAATCGCGCCCAGAGCATCTTTTATGGACATTATTGCATTTGAAGCATTATGCTACTGAACACATAAGTTCTGCTCTAGTTGGAGTGTCGGAAAAAACATTTCGGAAGTGGTGCCATATTTTCATTCGCCTTCTCGCAAAAATGCCAGTG ATTGAATGGGAGAATCGTTTCCATAGAGCCCTTAAAGGCTCCAACATTCTGGTATCTATTGATGGAGTAGATTTCAGAATCATGGAGCCATCGCCATTCAACCCCAAATGGTACTCACATAAATTTCATGGTCCCGGTCTTAGATACGAACTAGCCATTTGTATCCGAACCGGAGACATTGTTTGGGCTTACGGTGGACTTCCCTGTGGCGAATGGTCAGATCTTAGGCTAGCCCGAGATGTCTTTATTTTCGGTCTTAGAGAAGGAGAGAAAGCCATTGCCGATCGCGGTTACAACGACCCAAACTTTTTTGATTTCCCTAACGGAAACAATGatgggaagaaaaaacaggTTTTAGCAAGGCACGAAACCTTGAACCGACGATTAAAGCAATTTGACTGCTTACAACAAAGATTCCGCCATGATCTGTATTTGCATCCCCTTTATTTCCATTCTGTAGTAAATCTAACGCAAATGATGATTGATCATGGTGAAACATTGTACTCAGTTgacttttaa
- the LOC123474709 gene encoding 3-methyl-2-oxobutanoate dehydrogenase [lipoamide] kinase, mitochondrial-like, with the protein MLSLKHFALTLCKEKRSGCVIRHLTHFASSQSNSIGNNSKTPPQSNPSVSSYYKVNNQSAIDTAAGKPSVRLTPYMILYSGKSHDGSHLLKSAQYLWKELPVRIAHRIHEFRSLPFIIGCNPTILEVHELYIRAFNILNNHPAIRTADDEAAYSRLLRDLLDDHTHVVTQLAAGFKECRKHIQNEDVVRQFCDRTLTSRLGIRLLVTHHLSLREEKPHHVGIINKSLRLKDLVEKWAEFTRRLAFQRYGKSPDIRLSGHIGSTFPYITLPLDYILPELFKNAVRATIESHPDASESSLPSVHVTIANNEVDFILRISDRGGGIPHAVLPKVMHYNFTTAEESTEQRLEVDPLGNIIDASNPGSGSTMSPMHGFGFGLPTSRAYAEYLGGSLTIQSLQGLGTDVYLRLKHIDSKHDAFRI; encoded by the exons ATGCTGTCACTGAAGCATTTTGCACTCACATTgtgcaaagaaaaaagatctGGATGTGTGATCAGACATTTGACTCATTTTGCTTCATCACAGTCAAACAGTATTggaaacaacagcaaaactcCTCCACAAAGTAACCCTAGTGTCAGTTCCTATTACAAAGTCAACAATCAGAGTGCCATTGACACAGCTGCTGGGAAA CCCTCCGTGAGATTGACACCCTATATGATCCTCTACTCTGGAAAAAGTCATGATGGAAGCCATTTGTTG AAAAGTGCCCAGTATTTATGGAAGGAGCTTCCTGTGAGGATTGCACATAGAATCCATGAATTTAGGTCCTTACCTTTCATCATAGGTTGCAACCCAACCATACTTGAAGTG cATGAACTTTATATTCGAGCATTTAACATCTTGAACAATCATCCTGCAATTCGAACTGCTGATGATGAAGCTGCATATAGCCGCCTATTGAGAGACCTACTTGATGATCATACACATGTTGTCACTCAGCTTGCTGCTGGGTTTAAAGAGTGCCGTAAACATATTCAA AATGAAGATGTAGTGCGACAGTTTTGTGATCGAACTTTAACATCTCGCTTGGGCATTCGTCTTTTGGTTACCCATCACTTGTCGTTACGCGAAGAGAAg CCTCATCATGTCGGCATCATCAATAAATCTCTTCGATTAAAGGATCTCGTCGAGAAGTGGGCTGAATTTACCCGACGTTTAGCCTTTCAGCGTTACGGCAAGTCCCCTGACATTCGTTTGAGCGGACACATCGGTTCAACCTTTCCTTATATTACTCTACCGCTAG acTATATATTACCagaattatttaaaaatgctgTGCGCGCAACAATTGAATCTCATCCAGATGCTTCGGAATCGTCGCTGCCATCAGTTCATGTTACAATTGCAAATAATGAAGTAGATTTTATTCTTAG GATTTCCGACCGTGGAGGAGGAATTCCACATGCCGTCCTGCCGAAAGTGATGCATTATAACTTCACTACAGCGGAAGAGAGCACGGAACAGCGGCTTGAAGTTGATCCTCTGGGTAACATCATTGACGCGAGTAATCCAGGTTCGGGCTCTACCATGTCCCCAATGCATGGCTTTGGCTTCGGTCTGCCAACGTCAAGGGCCTATGCTGAATACCTTGGGGGATCCTTGACTATTCAATCTCTTCAAG GTTTAGGAACGGATGTTTACTTGCGATTGAAGCATATCGACTCAAAGCATGATGCCTTCAGAATTTAG
- the LOC123474707 gene encoding calcium/calmodulin-dependent protein kinase kinase 1-like, producing MHPEKEKTANTSSGFFLPSRKVNNSAKSSMGVEIQHEIVFSSSVPSPSTLPHPCLSHSGLVNVSNQIQSMDLNGSDGGENSRSPSHAIAIPSGISLHFKRPIFPNLPYSPMSSPSNVRRRCPLKQSRHVSIEKTGQYIQLNQYLLKEPIGQGSYGIVKLAYNEADDIHYAMKILSKKKLLQKAGVYGRLAPQRNKLGKSGSTGTITHPLDRVHREIAVLKKLDHPNVVKLVEVLDDPAQDNLYLVFELLELGPVVEVPNDNPMEEDQARIRFRDLLLGIEYLHHNHVIHRDIKPANLLLGDDGLLRIADFGVCNEFHGAEDVWLDNTVGTPAFLAPEALVGKFSGKAADIWSMGITLYAFVYGSLPFYDTNIVALYGLIQHQGLRFPARPSTSAKLKDLLIRMLCKDPSKRITVPEIKVHSWVTCDGSWPLPAEEENCKSGPLEITAEDVAHSVRSIPHLASLILVKAMLRKHSFQHPFKVNSNPSLVKAGRSEMMGKQLRFQSGGRSNSAPDSYSVFFERGVSLDLPVLREAATDVSSQ from the exons ATGCATCCCGAGAAAGAGAAGACGGCTAACACATCCAGTGGCTTTTTTTTACCATCCAGAAAAGTCAACAACAGCGCGAAATCATCCATGGGTGTAGAAATTCAGCATGAAATCGTCTTTAGCAGTTCAGTGCCTTCACCCTCCACCCTCCCACACCCCTGCCTTAGTCATTCAG GCCTTGTGAATGTCTCCAACCAAATTCAAAGTATGGACCTCAACGGGAGCGACGGCGGCGAGAATAGTCGTTCCCCAAGTCATGCTATTGCCATCCCAAGCGGAATCTCGCTACACTTTAAGCGTCCCATCTTCCCCAATTTGCCTTACTCACCCATGAGCTCACCCTCCAATGTCCGCCGTCGCTGTCCTCTGAAACAAAGCCGTCATGTTAGCATAGAAAAAACTGGCCAGTACATCCAACTCAACCAGTATTTATTGAAAGAACCGATTGGCCAG GGTTCTTATGGAATCGTCAAATTGGCTTACAATGAAGCCGATGACATCCACTAT GCCATGAAGATcctttcaaagaaaaaactacTCCAAAAAGCAGGTGTTTATGGCCGGCTAGCTCCACAAAGAAATAAACTCGGTAAAAGTGGTAGCACTGGGACCATAACACACCCCCTCGATCGAGTTCATCGAGAAATAGCCGTTCTTAAGAAACTGGATCATCCCAATGTCGTCAAATTGGTAGAAGTCCTTGATGATCCTGCTCAAGACAATCTATACTTGG TGTTTGAACTACTGGAATTGGGACCCGTGGTGGAAGTGCCAAATGATAATCCGATGGAAGAAGATCAAGCTCGGATTCGCTTTCGTGATTTGTTGTTGGGAATTGAATATC TGCATCATAATCACGTTATCCACCGTGACATCAAACCAGCGAACTTGCTTCTTGGAGACGACGGTCTGCTACGCATCGCTGATTTCGGTGTCTGTAACGAATTTCATGGAGCTGAAGATGTTTGGCTTGACAATACGGTCGGAACTCCAGCTTTCTTGGCACCGGAAGCATTGGTTGGCAAGTTTTCTGGCAAGGCAGCAGATATCTGGTCGATGGGAATCACTCTTTACGCCTTCGTCTATGGCAGTCTTCCTTTCTACGACACCAACATCGTAGCATTATACGGACTGATTCAACATCAAGGGTTGAGATTTCCTGCCAGACCATCGACTTCCGCCAAGTTAAAGGACTTGTTGATTCGTATGCTTTGCAAAGACCCAAGCAAGCGTATCACTGTTCCAGAGATCAAAGTTCACTCATGGGTAACTTGTGACGGTTCCTGGCCGCTTCCGGCAGAAGAGGAAAACTGCAAAAGCGGACCTCTAGAGATTACTGCTGAAGATGTGGCTCACTCGGTTCGCTCCATTCCACATCTCGCATCGCTCATTCTCGTCAAAGCCATGTTACGCAAACATTCATTCCAGCATCCCTTTAAAG TAAATTCCAATCCATCGTTAGTCAAAGCAGGACGTTCGGAGATGATGGGGAAGCAATTGCGATTTCAATCAGGTGGAAGGTCCAATTCGGCTCCGGATTCCTACAGTGTTTTCTTCGAAAG GGGAGTATCGTTGGACTTGCCCGTACTTCGTGAAGCTGCAACAGATGTGAGCTCCCAGTAG